From a region of the Candidatus Binatia bacterium genome:
- the grxC gene encoding glutaredoxin 3, with product MAKVVVYTTEYCPYCVRAKALLERKGVAFEEIDVGNDEALREHMVRTSGRRTVPQVFIDGNPVGGYDELAQLDREGELDKLLAA from the coding sequence ATGGCGAAAGTAGTGGTGTACACGACCGAATACTGCCCTTACTGTGTGCGCGCCAAGGCGCTCCTCGAGCGCAAAGGAGTGGCGTTCGAAGAGATCGACGTCGGTAACGACGAGGCGTTGCGCGAACACATGGTCAGGACCTCAGGGCGGCGCACCGTGCCGCAAGTCTTCATCGACGGCAATCCCGTCGGCGGCTACGACGAACTGGCTCAGCTCGATCGCGAAGGGGAACTCGACAAACTGCTCGCCGCGTGA